Within Oncorhynchus masou masou isolate Uvic2021 chromosome 17, UVic_Omas_1.1, whole genome shotgun sequence, the genomic segment attgaatgttcctgagtggccaaattacagttttgactttaaaatatatggcaagacttgaaaatggctgtatagccatgatcaacaatcaacttgacagagcttgaagaattttaaaaagaataatgtgaaaatattgtacaatccaggtgtttaaagctcttagagacttttattttaaacctttatttgaccaggcatgccagttaagaacaagttcttattttcaatgacggcctaggaacagtgggttaactctgcctgttcaggggcagaaagacagatttgaaccttgtcagctcagggatttgaacttgcaacctttcaacactataaccactaggctacccttacccagaaagactgtaAGCTGTAGAAAGCTGTagtctctgccaaaggtgcttctacagtattgactcaggggtgtgaatacttacgtaaatgagatatttcattgtcttttttaaattatttttaataattctccccaatttcgtggtgtccaattggtagttacagtctggTCTCATTGCTGGttgagaggcgaaggtcgagagctgtgcgAAACACGACCCAACAAAGCCgcgctgcttcttgacacaacaccCACTTAaaccagaagccagccacaccaatgtgtcgcaggaaacaccgttcacctgGAGACCGTGTCAGCGTGTATGCGCCTGGCTCGCCACAGGTGTTGCTAGaacgcgatgggacaaggacatccctgccggccaaaccatcccctaacccggacaatgcagGACCAATtgtgccccatgggtctcccagtcatggccggctgcgacagagcctggactcgaaccaggttctctagtggcacagctggcactgcaatAAAGTGCCTTAAACCATTCAACCACTGCCCCACCCCGGAGGacctgtatttaattttcaatacatttgcaacaatttctaaaaacatgttttcactttgtcattatggggtattgtgtgcagatgaaTTCAGCCTGAAACAAAACATGGAATTTGTCAAGGGGTGTCAATACATTCTAAAAGGTACATGTTGTCATGGGGAAGGTTGTATGTACACAATTACTTTTATACAGCACAATAATGTTACCATCAAAGATCCAAAGTCACATATAGAATTGTACATAAAAGTATAAAGTACATAAACATGTAATTACATGCAATAACCTTTCTCCATAACTGTCACTTTGATctaaaatgtgttgtttaaaTACAGATTATGAAAGCCATTCTGTAAATACCCCTGATTGGTTCTTTAAAGATCAGGGGGGACAACAAGCGATTAACCAGTATGGTATGCCTTATAATGTCGCTCACCTTGTTGTTTAAAGATGAGGAAGCTTGTGGTAACCAGGGCAACAAAGGCCAGGCCTGCTAGCAAAGGAGCAAGGGCAGCCAGCATGGACATCCCTCCTTGAAAACACAACAGGAATTCCCCTGATTCACCTGCTTCATAACTAGTTAATTAAACAAGGTACTAAAGAAAGGGAACAATCTGTGGATTTTGTGGCGTGTAGGCCTGAGGGTGTTTGAGTTGTTATGCCTTTTGTTACACCCAACACAAGCTTCACATTCACACATACAGTGTATAGGCATGTTATTATTACTCTTTATTTTTAttcgttattcactgtgtatttattctaGAGGTGGTACCAAGTCACTATTATTTGAATCACAAGCAGGTCTCAACTCACAAGGTCCAAGTCTTTAGTTGAGTCCCAAGTAGAACGGTTCGAGTCAAGTCCAAGTCGTGCAGTCAAAGAGCGAGTCGAGTCGAGTCACAATTTTGCAAGTCAAGTCTCTATGCAAGTAAAACAAATCTACAAATAGAGgccttgggactataaggttctatctgacATTTTAATCAGAAATGAGTCACATATAATAGATCTTTAGATGGTTCTTCACATGTTTGTaaagttatatatatttttaaatagattttgagtgaaaataaTTAACAGCTAAAAAGTTCTATCTGCATAAACCCACTTGAACTTGGCACTAGAaggttctccatctccctctaagTATGGTCTAGGCTAGTCTGCCAGCAATAATGGCACACAAGCAAAAAGAACAACTGTCAGAATTCTTAAAGTAAATGATGTAACATCGTTGTTCAGTGATGACTGTAATTTGTCTAATGATCAAAATGCATTTCTTAATGTATTTGATGATGTGTTCTGACTCTATTTTGATAAAACAGCGTTATTCTACCATTTATGTATGACTTTTTGTTTTAACTGAACATGTCTAATTCAGAAGTGTCATACAGAACCTTATCTGCTATTGCACCACActaaaaaaaatgcatttacaAGTGTCTCAGGATTTTGATACTCTGCACTTTATGTACCTTTTAAGGTGAGGACTTTAATGGGTTATGAAAAAAAGTATTCACTACAAACCCCAGCGCAACTGTAGATTGTCACTAGGCACCACTCCAAAGGACATCTGGCTCACACCAAGGCTCGAACCCAGAACCTCTGCCTTGCTAGCAACCATCCTCCTGAAGCATCTTACCAGTTGACGCTAAGCCTATGTTCCACACATCTCCATGCACTACACACTGCCTTCTAATCTATACACTACTCTTTCAATGTACACTGTAAACATAGTGTCACCAAGTAGGCCCCCCCTGTGACATTACCTCCAGTGGTGATGGGCTCAGAATGTGTGAGCTCCTTCATCAGTTTGGCACAGCTCTCATGGAGTTGAATCCTCTCCAACCTCGTGCGCTCAGTGTCCTGGTCCCAAAGGCGTTTGAGCGCTAGGGCCTGTGGTACCTCGGCTGTCCAGGTGTCTGTGTTTCGGTCCAGAGTCAGGAACTCATTCCCGTCAACCAGGAGCCGGTCAGTCAAATGCACTACTCGAAATCCGTCCAGTTTGCTTTCATGCACACGCAGGTACTGGTAAGTATGATTTTCTGGTCATGGATGGGAAAAAAGGAAAGGATTGGTTAAGAATGAATGTAACCTTGTCAGTCAAGGAGGTAGATTTGTCCCAGCATGGGCAATAAGTGTCAGGTCTCAGGTACctgccattgtgcccttgagcaaggcaactGTGCTCTCAAAAGGTTTGGTTTGTGTACTGTATGGGTGTGTTTCAGTAAGTTCATACAGTTATGCATTAGGCCTACTTGTCATGGTGTTGTTGACATTTTCTTCTATCTCAAACGCCTGTTGAAAAGACACGCTGTAGTTGCCCAACAATACAGCACGGAGAATGCCGTTGACGTCTTTCTCGCAGCTGGAGAGAGCGGCTCCGTTGATCAATACCTGCTCGACCTCACCGACCACTCCCGACCGCTGGAACTGAATGACCATGTCTACAACAAAACATATTAAAAAGCAAACATTTATAGACTATTCATTTGTTATGAACTCCCTTATATTCACAACAGTCACAATAGTGAAGAATGTTGTGGTAAAATGAACATATTGTACAATAAATGAATGGAAAAGTGAGCAACGGAAACACTCACCCCTTTTAAAACCCCAACAAAGCTCGCAAATCAGAATGAATGTAAGTGGAAGTCGCATCTTTGCAGTCACTTCTCCCAACTAGAACGGGTATTCGAAATTATTCACTAGCTACTTCCAAGACGTTCTCCAAATGTAATAGCTGAGTTATAAATGTAAAGGACTATTTCTTCTTGTTCTCCCTTGCAAATACAAACACGGAGAATGATAAAGGATATGCTAAGGTCGACGTGGTTATCAATCAAAGGTCCTCCATAGGTGTGCGTGCATATCCTCCGAACTTGACAATACAAGTGGTCTGTCTCTGTTGTCTTTTAAAAGCACACCGATTTTCAGTAGTTTGGGATGTGATTGGCTGATAGGTCAGAGCGAGGATGGTCCCTTTAAAATGAAAAAATGGGTAGGTCCTTCACAAGAGCGCATCAAGGCAGCCTACCTTATTGGAGTGACATAGAGGCAGTTCATTGAAGCATTTTGCTTCCGAAACTGAATTGGAAATGCAAATGATAAAATTATCAATCAATATCATGTCTGCAATTCCTTTTCCTAAATGGGTAAGCATTTTTTTGTGACACAATTATATTTgaaatgcaaaaaaaatatatagcatTTTCATGATTGAGTATGCATATTGTCTGCCAATttgataaataaataacaaaGTGTGTTTGATATTTAATTTCCGTGGTACCATCCAGTACAACATTGACACATTAAAAAGAATCTAACAGAAATGCTTAAATGACAATCATTTTTGCCGTTTAATTTCCTTAATGTGATAGCATGAATTGTGACAAAAAAATCAAATGAATTCTGAACTGGCAATTGCAAATGCTTTTCCATAATCTGTGTGGTTTAAAGGTAAATATAGTACTTGGAATGCTATGtccatatacagtatgtatcttcCTCTGTTGTAAAGGTGGATCTTTTCAAACATCATGACTCTACGGGTACAAACATAACTAGAGCACAGATGAAATGTGTAGAGTTCAGTCTATTTGTGTCTGACTCATTGTCCCACAGCTGAACAcaagagggaagaaagaggaagttGCACACACTATCAAaccacagtatacagtacataggctactgtgtgtgtgtgtgcagtggtggATAAAGTACCCAAATGTCATACATGAGTTAAAGTAAATATACctcaatagaaaatgactcaagtaaaagtaagtCACCCAgttaaatactacttgagtagaagtctaaaagtatttgattttagaTATTAAGTATCATAAGTAAATGGAATTTCTGAAAtattcttaagtatcaaaagtaaaagtaaaagtgtaaatcattgtcacgccctgaccatagagagcctttgtttctctatggtgtagtaggtcagggcgtgactggggggtattctagtttattatttatATGTGTGGTTCGAGGttattattttctatgttggtgatttgtatgattcccaattagaggcagctggtaatcgttgtctctaattggggatcatatttaagtagttaTTGTTCCCACCTGACTATTCATTTGTTATGAACACCCTTATATTCACAACAGTCACAATAGTAGAGAATGTTGTGGTAAAATGAACATATTGTACAATAAATGAATGGAAAAGTGAGCAACGGAAACACTTACCCCTTTTAAAACCCCAACAAAGCTCGCAAATCAGAATGAATGTAAGTGGAAGTCGCATCTTTGCAGTCACTTCTCCCAACTAGAACGGGTATTCGAAATTATGCAATAGCTACTTCCAAGACGTTCTCCAAATGTAATAGATGAGTTATAAATATAACGGACTATTTCTTCTTGTTCTCCCTTGCAAATACAAACACGGAGAATGATGAAAGATATGCTAAGTTCGACGTGGTTATCAATCAAAGGTCCTCCATAGGTGTGCGTGCATATCCTCCGAACTTGACGCTACAAGTCTCTGTTGTCTTTTAAAAGCGCACTCCGATTTTCAGTAGTTTGGGATGTGATTGGCTGATAGGTCAGAGCGAGGATGGTCCCTTTAAAATGAAAAATGGGTAGGTCCTTCACAAGAGCGCATCAAGGCAGCCTACCTTATTGGCGTGACATAGAGGCAGGTGCCAAGATGGCTGCTTGAACAGACGCTTTTTTTACCGAGCTCCGTACCAAACTTCAGAAAGATTgtgaaaaaaaaaagtttagtcattattatttttatttgttaaaaataTAAGACCTTTCACGTGACTGGAATGGTAATTGGATCATTTATTTCAGCATGTCCATGCAAAGTCGTGACAAAAAAAGAAAGGAAGAAGTTAGCCGTTATATTGCTAATCAACAAGAGAGAAACGTATAGACAACTGCCATAACTACGCTTCGCCTATGGATAATATCATGCTTTCGAATGCTGAAGATGACGAATTCCCCTCTTTACCGGTTACTCCGTGCAAACCTCCACCCTCCAAAAAACCCAACATGAACTCTGACATCGTGGCTACCCtctccttaacctcttgaaactctaggggcgctatatcatttttggataaaaagacgtgcccgtgttaagcgcaatattttgtcacaaaaagatgctcgactatgcatataattggtagctttggaaagaaaacactctgacgtttccagaactgcaaagatattttctgtgcgtgccctagaacgtgagcttcaggcaaaaccaagatgagacggcatccaggaaatgagcaggatttttgaggctctgttttccattgtctccttatatggctgtgaatgcgagaggagtaagtctgccctttctgtcgtttccccaaggtgtctgcagcattgtgacgtatttgtaggcatatcattggaagattgaccataagagaccacatttaccaggtgtccgcccggtgtcctgcgccgaaattggtgcgcaaaagtcagctgcaagtatttttccacagaattcagagaagaatgcaggcttccacgaacgatatatcaatgaagagatatgtgaaaaaacaccttgaggattgattccaaacaacgtttgccatgtttcggtcgatattatggagttaattcggaaaaagtttgacgttgtaggtgactgaattttcggttcgtttcggtagccaaatgtgatgtacaaaacggagcgatttctcctacacacagacgctttcaggaaaaactgcgcatttggtatgtaactgagagtctcctcattgaaaacatccgaagctcttcaaaggtaaatgattttatttatttggttatctggtttttgtgaaaatgttgcgtgctaaatgctactcaaaatgctaagctagcttagcatactcttacacaaattagtcaattgctatggttcaaaagcatattttgaaaatctgagatgacagtattgttaacctgttggaactctaggggcgcaatttcatttttggatgaaaaacgttcccgttttaaacaagatattttgtcacaaaaagatgctcgactatgcatataattgctactgttcgaaagaaaacactctgacgtgtccagaaatacaaagatcttctctgtgcgtgccctttaacgtgagcttcaggcaaaaccaagatgagatggcatccaggaaatgacaaggatttttgaggctctgtttgtcatgatctccttatatggctgtgaacacaagaggaatgagtctgccctttctgtcgtttccccaaggtgtctgcagcattgtgacgtatttgtaggcagatcattggaagattgaccataagagaccacatttaccacgtgtccgcccggtgtcctgcgccgaaattggtgcgcaaaagtcacctgccagtatttttccaaacaatacagagagtaaagcaagcttccacgaactacatgtcaatgaagagatatgtgaaaaaacaccttgaggactgattccaaacaacgtttgccatgtttcggtcgatattatgtagttaatccggaaaaagttttatgttgtaggtgactgcattttcggttcgtttcagtagccaggcgcaatgtagaaaacggaacgatttctcctaca encodes:
- the LOC135558613 gene encoding uncharacterized protein LOC135558613, encoding MRLPLTFILICELCWGFKRDMVIQFQRSGVVGEVEQVLINGAALSSCEKDVNGILRAVLLGNYSVSFQQAFEIEENVNNTMTKNHTYQYLRVHESKLDGFRVVHLTDRLLVDGNEFLTLDRNTDTWTAEVPQALALKRLWDQDTERTRLERIQLHESCAKLMKELTHSEPITTGGGMSMLAALAPLLAGLAFVALVTTSFLIFKQQDPNVSGRPGGVLCSIVHYPQNVTETPCPGKGYQVL